From a region of the Corallococcus coralloides DSM 2259 genome:
- a CDS encoding NADH-quinone oxidoreductase subunit N, which produces MNLPNLTLADFLPMLPAIIMVVAASVLLLSEVFLSKTASRGYQAVLTVVAAVASGAVAVGLMFEPPQEVFLGFGVLDPFSSFLTLVVSVGLGLAALSAVGFLRKRGAERGEFYALMLFASAGMSLLAMSSEFITIFVNIEVLSIATYALTAYLRRGTRPSEAGFKYFILGAFSSAILLYGTALLYGATGTTKLNDMAGPLAQAIQTTPALVYVGAVLIAAGFAFKVAAVPFHMWTPDVYEGAPTPVTALMSAGVKAAAFASLVRVFVTVGKDMKDLQLPLMLFATLALLTMIAGNLMAIPQRNVKRMLAYSSIAHAGYLLLGVAALFVTAPGESFRLLSASSLSGGTPLDVARSDALRGILYYLLAYTFSATGAFAMVSALERREDEEKGTAWDLERFAGLAQRRPGWAFAMAAFMLSLGGIPPTVGFMSKLLIFQAAIDVGLVGLTVVAVLSSAAGAYYYLRVVVYMFMHPVPEGAQPLERNWGTEAALVIATVAVVLLGILPGHVTDWLAQAGTLFGQ; this is translated from the coding sequence ATGAACCTGCCAAATCTCACCCTGGCGGATTTCCTCCCCATGCTGCCCGCCATCATCATGGTGGTGGCGGCCTCCGTCCTGCTGTTGTCGGAGGTGTTCCTCTCCAAGACGGCGTCCCGCGGCTACCAGGCGGTGCTCACCGTCGTGGCGGCGGTGGCCAGCGGCGCCGTGGCCGTGGGCCTGATGTTCGAGCCGCCGCAGGAGGTGTTCCTCGGCTTCGGCGTGTTGGACCCCTTCTCCAGCTTCCTCACCCTGGTGGTGAGCGTGGGCCTGGGGCTGGCGGCGCTGAGCGCGGTGGGCTTCCTGCGCAAGCGTGGCGCGGAGCGCGGTGAGTTCTACGCGCTGATGCTCTTCGCCTCCGCGGGCATGAGCCTGCTGGCGATGTCGTCGGAGTTCATCACCATCTTCGTCAACATCGAGGTGCTCTCCATCGCGACGTACGCGCTGACGGCGTACCTGCGCCGCGGCACGCGCCCCAGCGAGGCGGGCTTCAAGTACTTCATCCTGGGCGCCTTCTCGTCCGCCATCCTGCTGTACGGCACGGCGCTGCTGTACGGCGCCACGGGCACGACGAAGCTCAACGACATGGCGGGCCCGCTGGCGCAGGCCATCCAGACGACGCCGGCGCTCGTCTACGTGGGCGCGGTGCTCATCGCCGCGGGCTTCGCGTTCAAGGTGGCGGCCGTGCCGTTCCACATGTGGACGCCGGACGTGTACGAGGGCGCCCCCACCCCGGTGACGGCGCTCATGAGCGCGGGCGTGAAGGCGGCGGCGTTCGCGTCGCTGGTGCGCGTGTTCGTCACGGTGGGCAAGGACATGAAGGACCTCCAGCTGCCGCTGATGCTCTTCGCCACGCTGGCGCTGCTCACGATGATCGCCGGAAACCTGATGGCGATTCCGCAGCGCAACGTGAAGCGCATGCTGGCGTACTCCTCCATCGCGCACGCGGGCTACCTGCTCCTGGGCGTGGCGGCGCTGTTCGTCACGGCCCCGGGCGAGAGCTTCCGCCTGCTGTCCGCGTCCTCGCTGTCCGGTGGCACGCCGCTGGACGTGGCGCGCTCGGACGCGCTGCGCGGCATCCTCTACTACCTGCTGGCGTACACCTTCAGCGCGACGGGCGCCTTCGCCATGGTCTCCGCGCTGGAGCGCCGCGAGGACGAGGAGAAGGGAACCGCGTGGGACCTGGAGCGCTTCGCGGGCCTCGCGCAGCGCCGTCCGGGCTGGGCGTTCGCCATGGCGGCCTTCATGCTGTCGCTGGGCGGCATCCCCCCCACCGTGGGCTTCATGAGCAAGCTGCTCATCTTCCAGGCCGCCATCGACGTGGGCCTGGTGGGCCTCACCGTGGTGGCGGTGCTCAGCAGCGCGGCGGGCGCGTATTACTACCTGCGCGTCGTGGTCTACATGTTCATGCACCCCGTCCCTGAAGGCGCGCAGCCGCTGGAGCGCAACTGGGGCACGGAGGCCGCGCTCGTCATCGCCACCGTCGCGGTGGTGCTGCTGGGCATCCTCCCCGGCCACGTCACCGACTGGCTGGCCCAGGCCGGCACGCTGTTCGGTCAGTAG
- a CDS encoding complex I subunit 4 family protein — MSFFDTHLLNVVIYLPLIFAALVLALPASEHGQVRTITFVGMLLDLVFGVWAYFRFDPSGAEFQMEYRVPWFQQFGMSYHLGVDGLAVSLLLLTVFLGPLVVLASTTYIQHRIKEFHLALLVLQTTMLGALASMDVLLFYIFFEAMLIPMYLMVGVWGAEDRRMAAVKFFLYTLVGSLLMLVAIVAVYFISGGPGVRSFDYGTLYNNLLAANQQLAACSSGPEGACAGLSGLAATLHTYGPWMFAAFALAFAIKVPMWPVHTWLPDAHVQAPVAGSMILAGVMLKMGTYGFWRFAIPLFPVAAHQARPFLAVLAVIGIVYGALMCLAQRDIKKLIAYSSVSHLGYCMLGLLAVTGEGATGSAYQMLNHGISTGALFLLFGFLYERRHTRLMSDYGGIAKVMPVFTAAFVIITFSSVAVPGTNGFIGEFLVLMGTFKSTLPLGFGAFATLGVILGAAYMLWMVQKVFFGSITHRENQHLRDMNLREMLTTAPFIVLVAVMGLMPQPFLDRIAPSTDRYVARASVGAPGATQAKDDQLRVEVMSLPSTAAAARPSVPAAPLAVRE; from the coding sequence ATGAGCTTCTTCGACACCCACCTGTTGAACGTCGTCATCTACCTGCCGCTCATCTTCGCGGCGCTGGTGCTGGCGCTGCCCGCGTCCGAGCATGGACAGGTCCGCACCATCACCTTCGTGGGCATGCTGCTGGACCTGGTGTTCGGCGTCTGGGCGTACTTCCGCTTCGACCCGTCCGGCGCCGAGTTCCAGATGGAGTACCGCGTCCCGTGGTTCCAGCAGTTCGGGATGAGCTACCACCTGGGCGTGGACGGCCTGGCCGTGAGCCTGCTGCTGCTGACGGTGTTCCTGGGCCCGCTGGTGGTGCTCGCCTCCACCACGTACATCCAGCACCGCATCAAGGAGTTCCACCTGGCGCTGCTGGTGCTCCAGACGACGATGCTGGGCGCGCTGGCGTCGATGGACGTCCTGCTCTTCTACATCTTCTTCGAGGCCATGCTCATCCCCATGTACCTGATGGTGGGTGTGTGGGGCGCCGAGGACCGCCGCATGGCGGCGGTGAAGTTCTTCCTCTACACGCTGGTCGGCTCGCTGCTGATGCTGGTGGCCATCGTGGCCGTGTACTTCATCAGCGGCGGCCCGGGGGTGCGCTCGTTCGACTACGGCACGCTCTACAACAACCTGCTCGCCGCCAATCAGCAGCTCGCCGCGTGCAGCAGCGGTCCTGAGGGCGCGTGCGCGGGCCTCTCGGGTCTGGCCGCCACGCTGCACACCTACGGGCCGTGGATGTTCGCCGCGTTCGCGCTGGCGTTCGCCATCAAGGTCCCCATGTGGCCGGTGCACACCTGGTTGCCGGACGCGCACGTGCAGGCGCCGGTGGCGGGCTCCATGATCCTGGCCGGCGTGATGCTGAAGATGGGCACCTACGGCTTCTGGCGCTTCGCGATTCCGCTCTTCCCGGTGGCGGCGCACCAGGCCCGTCCGTTCCTCGCGGTGCTGGCGGTGATTGGCATCGTGTACGGCGCGCTGATGTGCCTGGCGCAGCGGGACATCAAGAAGCTCATCGCGTACTCGTCCGTCAGCCACCTGGGCTACTGCATGCTGGGCCTGCTCGCCGTCACCGGTGAGGGCGCCACGGGCAGCGCGTACCAGATGCTCAACCACGGCATCTCCACGGGCGCGCTGTTCCTCCTGTTCGGCTTCCTCTACGAGCGCCGCCACACGCGCCTGATGTCGGACTACGGCGGCATCGCCAAGGTGATGCCGGTGTTCACCGCGGCGTTCGTCATCATCACCTTCTCGTCGGTGGCGGTGCCGGGCACCAACGGCTTCATCGGCGAGTTCCTGGTGCTGATGGGCACGTTCAAGAGCACCCTGCCCCTGGGCTTCGGCGCGTTCGCCACGCTGGGCGTCATCCTGGGCGCGGCGTACATGCTGTGGATGGTGCAGAAGGTGTTCTTCGGCAGCATCACGCACCGGGAGAACCAGCACCTGCGCGACATGAACCTGCGCGAGATGCTCACCACGGCCCCCTTCATCGTGCTGGTGGCGGTGATGGGCCTGATGCCGCAGCCCTTCCTGGACCGCATCGCTCCGTCCACGGACCGCTACGTGGCTCGCGCCAGCGTGGGCGCTCCGGGCGCCACCCAGGCGAAGGACGACCAGCTGCGCGTGGAGGTGATGTCGCTGCCCTCCACCGCCGCCGCGGCCCGCCCCTCCGTTCCCGCCGCGCCGCTCGCCGTCCGCGAGTAG